A window of the Acetobacteraceae bacterium genome harbors these coding sequences:
- a CDS encoding sel1 repeat family protein — MSSSSPSEYKPPKRKRADRKNFARAEKLLTEGDLTQAFSLFSALAMKGDAEAEWQVGKSYLSGKAVPYSLGDALYWVRLSAEQGFPPACLTFAYLYLEGFPPSLLEHKQQHFSHLSEESSPNYEKARFWGQKAAEAGEHNAQAFLGSLLLREKNHKKNDAQEAHSEAVGWLERSIEGGSALGNLEHGRQLLSEGGYLETAEVSLAKKPITEKFRQGVAYLETALEKGVASAALLLGWMRLFGPEAFQDLKKGVVLLERAAQEGFSQAHYHLGIFYTHNHADFPQDFLKAESYLKQALKGEVALAGYALGRLYEVELPQENQDKAIAMRFYHEAALLKHLPSIHRLSEMFVVGIPEKKIKPDLRKSAFWLSRASALGSLQAQGEFGNLLLGGVSVPEAEGEAWRTALAEEAAKGGEESAYNLALAYLDGIGGKKDPTLARHYFGQVSDAFPEAAYQYAKMLFEGQGGERDLQKARIFFEKAAQAGQVEGTLALAQMLLVVPEIKDHPRALRLYHQAAEAGSIDAMFSLGAMYGGGHEVPMDRFKARYWFLEGAERGNPLAQYMAGRYYLRGLGGERDLEKASLWLKKALQNGVQEAQELFQAVERERAILSAKNT; from the coding sequence ATGTCTTCTTCGTCGCCATCAGAGTATAAGCCGCCTAAGCGGAAGCGTGCAGACAGAAAAAATTTTGCACGTGCTGAAAAACTATTGACTGAAGGAGATTTAACGCAGGCTTTTTCCCTTTTTTCTGCTTTGGCGATGAAAGGGGATGCAGAGGCAGAATGGCAGGTTGGAAAATCATATCTGTCTGGAAAGGCTGTCCCGTATTCTCTTGGGGATGCGCTTTACTGGGTAAGGCTTTCGGCAGAGCAAGGTTTTCCGCCAGCTTGCTTAACTTTTGCGTATCTTTATCTTGAGGGCTTTCCACCTTCATTGCTGGAACATAAACAGCAGCATTTTTCCCATCTTAGTGAAGAAAGTTCTCCAAATTATGAAAAGGCTCGTTTTTGGGGGCAAAAAGCGGCTGAAGCAGGAGAACATAATGCACAAGCTTTTTTAGGCTCTCTTCTTTTACGGGAAAAAAATCATAAGAAAAATGATGCGCAAGAGGCACATTCAGAAGCTGTTGGATGGTTAGAGCGCTCTATTGAGGGCGGATCTGCTCTTGGTAATTTGGAGCATGGCCGTCAACTTCTTTCAGAAGGGGGATATTTAGAAACAGCAGAAGTTTCACTTGCTAAAAAGCCGATAACGGAGAAATTTCGCCAGGGCGTTGCCTATTTGGAAACAGCTTTGGAGAAAGGGGTTGCTTCTGCAGCGCTTTTATTAGGCTGGATGCGTCTTTTTGGTCCGGAAGCCTTTCAAGATTTGAAAAAAGGGGTGGTGCTTTTAGAGCGTGCTGCACAGGAAGGTTTCTCTCAGGCGCATTATCATTTAGGGATTTTTTATACGCATAACCATGCTGATTTCCCTCAAGATTTTTTAAAGGCTGAAAGCTATCTTAAACAGGCCTTGAAAGGAGAGGTCGCACTCGCTGGGTATGCTTTGGGCAGACTCTATGAGGTAGAATTGCCTCAAGAGAATCAAGACAAAGCAATTGCCATGCGGTTTTACCATGAGGCGGCTTTATTAAAGCATCTCCCTTCGATTCATCGGCTTTCAGAAATGTTTGTGGTTGGGATTCCAGAGAAAAAGATTAAGCCAGATTTGCGAAAAAGCGCTTTTTGGCTTTCACGTGCCTCCGCTCTTGGAAGCTTGCAGGCACAGGGAGAATTTGGAAATTTGCTTTTGGGAGGTGTTTCTGTCCCTGAAGCTGAGGGAGAAGCTTGGCGTACAGCTTTGGCGGAAGAGGCTGCAAAAGGTGGAGAAGAATCTGCTTATAATTTAGCGTTGGCTTATCTTGATGGTATTGGTGGTAAAAAAGACCCGACGCTTGCACGGCATTATTTTGGTCAAGTCTCAGACGCTTTTCCTGAAGCTGCTTATCAATATGCTAAAATGTTGTTTGAGGGACAAGGGGGAGAAAGAGACCTTCAAAAAGCACGAATTTTCTTTGAAAAAGCTGCTCAAGCAGGTCAAGTAGAGGGCACTTTGGCACTTGCGCAAATGCTTCTTGTTGTTCCAGAGATAAAAGATCATCCGAGGGCTTTACGTCTTTATCATCAAGCGGCAGAGGCGGGAAGTATTGATGCGATGTTCTCTTTGGGAGCCATGTATGGGGGAGGACATGAGGTGCCAATGGATCGTTTTAAAGCGAGATATTGGTTTCTTGAAGGGGCGGAGAGGGGAAACCCTTTAGCGCAATATATGGCTGGACGTTATTATCTGCGAGGTCTTGGGGGAGAAAGAGATCTCGAAAAAGCTTCTTTATGGCTTAAAAAAGCACTTCAAAATGGCGTTCAAGAAGCGCAGGAGCTTTTTCAGGCTGTGGAAAGGGAGCGTGCCATTTTAAGTGCAAAAAACACATGA
- a CDS encoding peptidase domain-containing ABC transporter: MQAVIQAARFHGVILDPSTCPKSEDGTPVSPAALARWANESGCLSKAMPLNFQYLVNMGGKIPPLVLMFRDGSAALMVGASAEKKVLLLQDPWEDPRTEPVPIDELRLMRLWRGETLLIKRRADETEAEATFDFNWFAGLVLHQKKGLRDVLICSLLMSILQLFPGLIVMQVADRVVNYHSMSTLVSLSCFVFILSVYEVVLTHSRQELVLGITTRLDARISLYAYDRLLSLPLEFYEREQTGEIIARFTQIFTVRNFMTGPLLNTFLDLFVLIVILPVLFYLSPVMAWLTLVASGIIGIIAMLMLPFAARVESSAIRAEMGRNAVLYETVAGIRTVKTMALESTRKILWDEKSSVVVRWRLAGGRMANWISTAVQPFNLFINRGIILVGAYIILTSDSSGMQTGTLMAFMMLGGRVAAPLVNLARLTENFNEVRVALAEAGAVLNQPTELKELTTGLMPQIKGEIHFADVNFSYPGSTRKALNNINFHIPAGTMLGLVGKSGSGKSTITRLLQGVSRDYTGFLRLDGMDLREINLSHLRRSEGSVLQDNFLFRGTIADNIIAGRPGLTMEDVMKACRMAEAEEFIEKLPAGYETFIEEGCTNISGGQRQRLAIARALANDPKLMILDEATSALDPESEAIVNANLERIGKGRTMVIVSHRLSSLVRCDKIAVLEQGKLVDIASHAELVERCEIYQSLWNQQNEHMLKQLEEAAKASVRTPDEKEWITEEIEDLEEELDGGKPQHPEQNETSKVEGKDGKTS; encoded by the coding sequence ATGCAGGCAGTCATTCAGGCTGCACGTTTCCATGGTGTGATTTTAGACCCTTCTACGTGTCCAAAGTCAGAAGACGGTACGCCTGTTTCACCAGCGGCTCTTGCGCGTTGGGCAAATGAGAGCGGATGTCTTTCGAAGGCGATGCCTTTGAATTTCCAATATCTTGTGAATATGGGCGGTAAAATTCCTCCGCTTGTTTTAATGTTCCGAGATGGATCGGCGGCTTTAATGGTCGGGGCAAGTGCCGAGAAAAAAGTTTTACTTTTGCAAGATCCTTGGGAAGACCCGCGTACAGAACCTGTTCCAATTGATGAATTGCGTTTGATGCGCCTTTGGCGGGGAGAAACACTTTTAATCAAACGTCGCGCTGATGAGACAGAAGCAGAGGCTACGTTCGATTTTAATTGGTTTGCCGGCTTGGTGCTTCATCAGAAAAAAGGCTTAAGAGATGTCCTCATTTGCTCTTTGCTGATGAGTATTTTGCAGCTTTTTCCAGGGCTGATTGTGATGCAGGTTGCAGATCGTGTGGTGAATTACCACTCGATGTCCACCTTGGTTTCTTTGAGCTGCTTTGTTTTTATTTTATCGGTTTACGAAGTCGTTTTGACGCATTCCCGGCAAGAATTGGTTCTTGGGATTACGACACGATTGGATGCGCGTATTTCTCTCTACGCCTATGATCGTTTGCTCTCACTGCCGCTTGAGTTTTATGAAAGAGAGCAAACGGGGGAAATTATTGCACGTTTTACGCAAATTTTTACCGTGCGAAATTTCATGACAGGGCCTTTATTAAACACATTTTTGGACTTGTTTGTCTTGATCGTGATTTTGCCCGTTTTGTTTTATCTCAGTCCAGTAATGGCATGGCTGACGCTCGTTGCTTCGGGCATTATTGGGATCATTGCGATGCTTATGCTTCCGTTTGCCGCTCGTGTTGAATCGAGTGCGATTAGAGCTGAGATGGGGCGTAATGCTGTTTTGTATGAAACAGTCGCTGGGATTCGAACGGTTAAAACGATGGCCCTAGAGTCTACCAGAAAAATTCTTTGGGATGAAAAAAGCTCTGTTGTTGTGAGATGGCGTCTTGCAGGTGGAAGGATGGCAAACTGGATTTCAACAGCTGTTCAGCCTTTTAATTTGTTTATCAATAGAGGGATTATTCTTGTCGGTGCCTATATTATTTTAACTTCTGATAGTAGTGGGATGCAGACGGGGACGCTGATGGCTTTTATGATGCTCGGCGGACGTGTTGCTGCACCATTGGTTAATTTGGCACGATTGACGGAAAATTTTAATGAGGTGCGCGTCGCCTTGGCAGAAGCAGGAGCGGTACTCAATCAGCCAACAGAGTTGAAGGAGCTGACAACAGGTTTAATGCCACAGATCAAAGGAGAAATTCATTTTGCCGATGTGAATTTCTCTTACCCTGGCTCTACTAGGAAGGCTTTGAATAATATTAATTTTCATATTCCTGCCGGCACAATGCTTGGTCTGGTTGGGAAATCAGGTTCAGGAAAATCTACGATTACGAGGCTTTTGCAAGGGGTCAGTCGAGATTATACAGGTTTTTTACGCTTAGATGGGATGGATTTGCGCGAAATTAATTTGAGTCATTTGCGTCGTTCTGAAGGCTCTGTCCTTCAAGATAATTTTTTGTTTCGTGGCACCATTGCTGACAATATTATTGCAGGCCGTCCGGGTCTTACCATGGAAGATGTGATGAAGGCTTGCCGAATGGCAGAAGCGGAAGAATTTATTGAAAAGCTTCCTGCTGGCTATGAAACCTTTATTGAAGAAGGCTGTACAAATATTTCTGGTGGGCAGCGTCAGCGTTTGGCGATTGCGCGTGCGCTTGCGAATGATCCAAAATTGATGATTTTGGATGAGGCGACGAGCGCATTGGATCCAGAATCGGAAGCGATTGTGAATGCGAATTTAGAGCGGATTGGTAAGGGGCGTACCATGGTGATTGTCTCACACCGTCTTTCCTCTTTAGTACGGTGCGATAAAATTGCTGTGTTGGAGCAAGGTAAGCTTGTGGATATAGCCTCCCATGCGGAGCTTGTTGAGCGGTGTGAAATTTATCAATCTCTTTGGAATCAGCAGAATGAACATATGTTGAAACAGCTGGAAGAAGCTGCCAAAGCCAGCGTTCGAACACCAGATGAAAAAGAGTGGATAACAGAAGAAATTGAAGATTTGGAAGAGGAGCTAGATGGGGGAAAGCCTCAGCATCCTGAACAAAATGAAACGTCTAAAGTAGAGGGTAAAGATGGCAAAACGTCCTGA
- a CDS encoding HlyD family type I secretion periplasmic adaptor subunit, protein MAKRPESHWEKSRLERLTERVLKPFSPLVKLVIGTSAEEIEQIKEKRAARKAEKQELHAAKIEKKSQKKVEKQEAKAQKKAEKEEVKAQKKEVKIQKKAEKLDKKPKIEEVFTAVPSEVESTVEPLAAEAEAFVQKKAEPASVTDLPEFFGPHLSEEEAFEQRELHRIDEALEAKIHVKGKGKTFLEKVVAVVMWPVFFVRKLGRFSPFPEQWRKRMKAEGFFLGTSLYFSDIKENRRKKKEKKKNSPSNKDPLSAGDEPLELLSFRSPTVAIVNTPLPPLARYITWVMLGLIASMLLAMTLLPINKVVSIKGRLISKRPMMVIQASDDGIVLDIKAKVGDLIKKGQEIGVMDPRLSEADLHALEHELRIYQAQVERLKAEVADRPYVPDETSPESLEEAKNYLHRQKDMHAQLEVLDDQIESSQSSLQGAEASAAMYGSKLRIALELLRIRQAEQHHEVGTRLGTLQAQDTVMDTERQLIDAQKSANSAKAELKAAQAKRESYLQSWKADAYDLLAQTEIKLGTSKVGYEKANVKQELVHLRAPEDGIVISQGRISRGAVLTAGTPFMTLVPVKGGVEVEGSLSPEDSGYLKTGSHAIIKFLTFPYETYGGAEGTVATISADSFIPDQAVSENVQEAVMPPGGKAGVFFRVKIGIDRYNLHGTPSFFHPAAGQAVTAEVDVGKRTMMQYLFGKVKANLSEGMREPN, encoded by the coding sequence ATGGCAAAACGTCCTGAATCCCATTGGGAAAAAAGTCGTCTTGAGCGTCTGACGGAACGGGTTTTAAAGCCGTTTTCCCCTTTAGTTAAACTCGTGATTGGCACGTCTGCGGAAGAAATTGAGCAGATCAAAGAAAAAAGAGCGGCACGCAAAGCTGAAAAGCAGGAGCTTCACGCCGCTAAGATTGAAAAAAAATCCCAGAAAAAAGTTGAGAAACAAGAGGCTAAAGCTCAGAAAAAGGCTGAAAAAGAAGAAGTTAAGGCTCAAAAAAAAGAAGTAAAAATACAGAAAAAAGCTGAAAAATTAGATAAAAAGCCAAAGATAGAAGAAGTTTTTACAGCCGTACCCTCTGAAGTCGAAAGCACTGTTGAACCTCTTGCTGCTGAAGCAGAGGCTTTTGTCCAGAAGAAGGCGGAGCCAGCGAGTGTCACGGATCTTCCAGAATTTTTTGGTCCACATTTGTCCGAAGAAGAAGCTTTTGAACAGCGTGAGCTTCATCGCATAGATGAAGCACTAGAGGCTAAAATCCATGTCAAAGGTAAAGGAAAAACTTTTTTAGAAAAAGTCGTTGCCGTTGTGATGTGGCCTGTCTTTTTTGTTCGGAAACTGGGGCGTTTCTCGCCGTTTCCTGAACAATGGCGAAAAAGAATGAAAGCGGAGGGATTCTTTTTAGGGACTTCACTTTATTTTTCGGATATTAAAGAAAACCGTCGCAAGAAAAAAGAGAAGAAGAAAAATAGCCCCTCGAACAAAGATCCTTTGAGTGCAGGAGATGAGCCTTTAGAGCTTTTATCTTTTCGCTCTCCGACAGTTGCTATTGTCAATACGCCTTTGCCTCCTTTGGCGCGTTATATTACATGGGTTATGCTTGGGCTTATTGCGAGTATGCTCCTTGCAATGACACTTTTGCCAATTAATAAAGTTGTTTCGATTAAGGGGCGTTTGATCAGTAAGCGGCCCATGATGGTTATTCAGGCCAGTGATGATGGTATCGTTCTTGATATCAAGGCAAAGGTTGGCGACCTTATTAAAAAGGGTCAAGAAATCGGCGTGATGGATCCGCGTCTTTCTGAGGCAGATTTACATGCGCTAGAGCATGAATTAAGGATTTATCAGGCACAAGTGGAGCGTTTGAAAGCTGAAGTCGCAGACCGTCCATATGTACCGGATGAAACCTCGCCAGAATCTTTGGAAGAGGCAAAAAATTATTTGCATCGGCAGAAAGATATGCATGCGCAGCTTGAAGTGTTGGACGACCAGATAGAGTCCAGCCAAAGCAGTTTACAGGGTGCAGAAGCTTCTGCAGCTATGTATGGAAGTAAATTGAGAATTGCTTTAGAGCTTTTGCGTATTCGTCAAGCAGAACAGCATCATGAGGTGGGAACCCGACTGGGAACTTTGCAGGCGCAAGATACAGTAATGGATACAGAGCGACAGCTCATTGATGCGCAGAAAAGTGCCAATAGTGCAAAGGCTGAATTGAAGGCGGCGCAAGCTAAGCGGGAGAGTTATCTGCAGAGCTGGAAAGCAGATGCTTATGATTTGCTGGCGCAAACAGAAATTAAATTGGGGACGTCAAAGGTTGGCTATGAAAAAGCCAATGTGAAGCAAGAGCTTGTGCATTTAAGAGCACCAGAGGATGGAATTGTTATTTCTCAAGGACGGATTTCAAGAGGGGCTGTCTTGACAGCAGGAACCCCTTTTATGACCTTGGTTCCAGTAAAAGGCGGTGTTGAGGTTGAGGGCTCTCTAAGTCCTGAGGATTCTGGTTATCTCAAGACAGGTTCACATGCCATTATTAAATTTCTAACCTTTCCTTACGAAACCTATGGTGGTGCTGAAGGAACAGTCGCAACAATTAGTGCAGATTCTTTTATTCCTGATCAGGCAGTTTCAGAAAATGTTCAAGAGGCTGTAATGCCTCCTGGTGGAAAAGCAGGCGTGTTTTTCCGTGTGAAAATTGGTATTGACCGCTATAATTTGCATGGAACGCCAAGTTTCTTCCATCCTGCCGCAGGACAGGCCGTAACAGCAGAAGTGGACGTTGGAAAGCGGACGATGATGCAGTATCTCTTTGGCAAAGTTAAAGCGAATTTGTCTGAGGGAATGAGAGAGCCTAATTAA
- a CDS encoding glycosyltransferase yields the protein MKTDFLFKPQESNGAFYGWNIDALHQEAFAKAEFERAQTFYQKGIAFSEEGDIFKSWLYLGRAARLMPLEPHFAFAYALSCLSVNAPALALPRMKALKNKYDYRGAALGVVSALFQLKQFEKSAIELENVLAHFSVGKDILGLGRSIAERLGYQGIAGFSLTGEVILLGKGVVSLYLDGRLVKKLFLTGKEEKIQLPEKWRQAESLRFRGEIEGKGFLGSQIDLRAMRRSKSLVWQEKDRICAWLYYPADLSFVATPVSLQGAKKLPMEEASSVLPLFYQGLGYVRVYATSIDEDSPVAEIEDAFGKALWGSPLPILKRKGHVPALVHARSGRPGRERDFVIIMPVHGGAALVKRALQSLLKTKDLNLPEGGASEIIIVNDASAEKSLNNYLQKQSKAQVITLIENEKQQGFAKSVNLALKKADGRDVIVFNSDVVAFEDWAARLLNLLRKEKAGTATPFGNSAGQLSFPLKQDQPVSLAQAHLLDRLFAQAGENQKPIELLTGNGFCMAISAECLAKTGGIREDLFAQAYGEEVDFCLRASKHGFKHYAVPNLYLFHEGSGSIGNAGKALFLKNQQILEELYPGFSLKVWDFEQKSFLTHYRRIISERFLQKTLKNQKLVLLISHAIGGGVTRYISQRIKFLKKEKKVPLLLIPTVKGCRLGFVSEKGTLQADEAMLSFSLPEEKLIFLSFLRRLAIEEIEYHNFVGHSVFIRELADQLEIAPEIFIHDHAAFCPHITLISDEGYYCGEPDEKACQACAIKVARKHLATGQKEPDVSVSALLERSRLEIRKAKNIYLPSQDAAQRFKRHFPEAQVNILRPEDDYQLFLEGLSRKKQKRAFSAVKRIAVVGALSEWKGAFLLEELALAVAKSSLPLKFCLIGHAVNEENLEKAGVEITGYFEDTELAYLLEVGDFDAVLLPSIGAETWGYAFSSVLKAGLFTFCFDIGSVAERIRSLGDQAGFILPLGFPVERLGYFLIERLQHL from the coding sequence ATGAAAACAGATTTTTTATTTAAACCTCAGGAATCTAATGGGGCGTTTTATGGTTGGAATATAGACGCCCTGCATCAGGAAGCGTTTGCAAAAGCAGAATTTGAGCGAGCACAAACTTTTTATCAGAAAGGGATCGCTTTCTCTGAAGAGGGAGATATTTTTAAAAGCTGGCTTTATTTAGGGCGCGCAGCACGTTTAATGCCTTTAGAACCACACTTTGCTTTTGCGTATGCTTTGAGCTGCCTTTCTGTTAATGCGCCAGCTTTAGCGCTTCCGAGAATGAAAGCACTCAAGAATAAATATGATTATCGTGGTGCTGCCTTAGGGGTTGTATCAGCACTGTTTCAACTGAAACAGTTTGAAAAGTCTGCGATCGAACTTGAAAATGTGCTGGCGCATTTTTCTGTCGGTAAAGATATTTTGGGATTAGGACGTTCTATTGCGGAACGGCTAGGTTATCAAGGAATTGCTGGTTTTTCCTTGACGGGTGAGGTTATTCTTCTCGGGAAAGGAGTCGTTTCTCTTTATTTGGATGGACGCCTTGTAAAGAAACTTTTTCTGACAGGAAAAGAAGAAAAGATTCAATTGCCTGAAAAATGGAGGCAGGCAGAGTCTTTGCGTTTTCGTGGTGAAATTGAAGGGAAAGGTTTTTTAGGAAGTCAGATTGATTTGAGAGCAATGCGTCGCTCTAAATCATTGGTTTGGCAAGAAAAAGATCGAATTTGTGCGTGGTTATATTACCCTGCAGATCTTTCTTTTGTCGCAACGCCTGTCTCTTTACAGGGTGCAAAAAAGCTGCCTATGGAAGAAGCCTCTTCTGTTCTTCCTCTTTTTTATCAGGGGTTGGGATATGTTCGCGTTTATGCCACGTCTATCGATGAAGATAGTCCTGTTGCCGAAATTGAAGACGCTTTTGGCAAGGCCTTATGGGGGAGTCCTCTTCCGATCTTAAAGAGGAAAGGACATGTTCCAGCGCTTGTGCATGCAAGGTCTGGACGGCCAGGCAGAGAACGTGATTTTGTGATTATTATGCCTGTCCATGGCGGTGCTGCTCTGGTGAAACGTGCTTTGCAGTCTCTTTTGAAGACTAAGGATTTGAATTTGCCTGAGGGGGGTGCTTCTGAGATTATTATTGTTAATGACGCAAGCGCAGAGAAATCTTTAAATAATTATCTTCAAAAGCAATCCAAAGCACAAGTGATTACGCTGATCGAAAATGAAAAGCAGCAAGGATTTGCAAAAAGTGTGAATCTCGCTTTAAAGAAGGCAGATGGGCGAGATGTTATTGTGTTTAACAGTGATGTCGTAGCCTTTGAAGATTGGGCTGCTCGCTTATTGAATCTTTTGAGAAAAGAAAAAGCAGGAACGGCAACCCCTTTTGGAAATTCGGCAGGTCAACTTTCGTTTCCTTTAAAGCAAGATCAACCTGTTTCATTGGCACAAGCGCATTTACTGGATCGCTTATTTGCGCAAGCAGGGGAAAATCAGAAACCGATTGAATTATTGACTGGAAATGGCTTTTGTATGGCTATCTCCGCAGAATGCCTCGCAAAAACAGGTGGTATTAGAGAAGATTTGTTTGCGCAGGCTTATGGAGAAGAGGTCGATTTTTGCTTACGGGCAAGCAAGCATGGATTTAAGCATTATGCTGTGCCTAATCTTTATCTTTTTCATGAAGGATCAGGGAGTATTGGTAATGCGGGAAAAGCTTTATTTTTAAAAAATCAGCAGATTTTAGAGGAGCTTTATCCAGGCTTTTCTTTAAAAGTGTGGGATTTTGAACAAAAAAGTTTTCTGACACATTATCGGCGTATTATCTCAGAGCGTTTTCTTCAAAAAACTTTGAAAAATCAGAAACTTGTGTTGCTTATCAGTCATGCGATTGGTGGAGGGGTCACACGCTATATTTCCCAACGGATTAAATTTTTAAAAAAAGAAAAGAAAGTTCCCCTTTTACTTATTCCAACTGTCAAAGGATGTCGGTTAGGATTTGTCTCAGAGAAAGGAACGTTACAGGCAGATGAGGCAATGCTTTCTTTCTCTTTGCCTGAAGAAAAACTGATCTTTTTATCCTTTTTACGCCGACTCGCTATTGAAGAAATTGAGTATCACAATTTTGTTGGGCACAGCGTGTTTATACGAGAGCTTGCCGATCAACTTGAAATTGCCCCAGAGATTTTTATCCATGATCATGCCGCTTTCTGTCCGCATATTACCTTGATTTCAGATGAGGGTTATTATTGTGGAGAGCCTGATGAAAAAGCATGTCAGGCGTGTGCAATTAAGGTTGCAAGGAAACATCTTGCCACAGGGCAAAAAGAACCCGATGTGAGTGTCTCGGCATTACTGGAAAGAAGTCGGTTAGAGATACGCAAGGCAAAGAACATTTATTTGCCCTCTCAAGATGCTGCGCAACGCTTTAAGCGCCATTTTCCTGAAGCACAAGTGAATATTTTAAGACCCGAAGATGATTATCAGCTTTTTTTAGAAGGACTGTCTAGGAAAAAACAAAAACGTGCCTTTTCTGCAGTTAAAAGGATTGCGGTTGTTGGTGCTTTAAGTGAGTGGAAAGGCGCATTTCTGTTAGAGGAGCTTGCTTTGGCAGTGGCAAAGAGTTCTTTGCCTTTAAAATTTTGTCTTATTGGCCATGCTGTTAATGAAGAGAATCTTGAAAAAGCAGGGGTTGAAATTACAGGATATTTTGAAGATACAGAGCTTGCTTACTTGCTTGAAGTCGGGGATTTCGATGCTGTATTATTACCTTCTATCGGTGCGGAGACATGGGGATACGCTTTTAGTTCTGTTTTAAAAGCGGGTCTTTTTACATTTTGTTTTGATATTGGCAGCGTTGCCGAGAGAATTCGCTCTTTAGGGGATCAGGCTGGATTTATTCTGCCTCTTGGGTTTCCTGTGGAACGGTTGGGATATTTTTTAATAGAGCGCTTACAGCATTTGTGA
- a CDS encoding glycosyltransferase, which yields MKYLFVHQSFPGQYLHYIKWLRRQGHEVVFITSAQPRNTLLPDVRRIQYIQPKPLKGVYSGVDDFNQAVLRAEAVAQAASSLKKLGYVPDIIIGHHGWGELLNIRDIFPDSPVLGYFEFYYSPDGLDVGFDTEFLNPSGTAAAQVRLKNAVNLQALALEQHGQTPTLFQCNTYPSLFRKNISVVAEGVNLERCKPSAEKMAESWSFEQVHIKKDVPLVTYVSRNLEPYRGFHSFMRALPTILRQNPECEVVIVGGNSVSYGALPLEGGTWKKRLLREVGGLLDNKRIHFIEYLPYDFFVSLLQRSWVHVYLTYPFVLSWSLREAMAAGCSIVASDTAPVREFLTETVNGRLVSFLKPLEIAEKVVELLEDREQAFRLGRAARREAEISMDLNLCLTHYQELVDRIARK from the coding sequence ATGAAATATCTTTTTGTTCACCAAAGCTTTCCTGGGCAATATTTACATTATATTAAATGGTTGCGTCGTCAGGGGCATGAGGTCGTTTTTATTACATCGGCACAACCTCGAAACACACTTTTACCAGACGTTAGGCGTATCCAATATATTCAGCCTAAGCCTTTAAAAGGGGTTTATTCTGGTGTTGATGATTTTAATCAGGCTGTTCTTCGGGCAGAGGCCGTTGCGCAAGCCGCCTCTTCTCTCAAAAAACTTGGTTATGTCCCTGATATTATTATAGGGCATCATGGCTGGGGGGAATTATTGAATATCAGGGATATTTTCCCTGATTCCCCTGTTTTAGGTTATTTTGAGTTTTATTATTCCCCAGATGGATTGGATGTTGGATTTGATACAGAATTTTTAAATCCTTCAGGCACTGCAGCGGCGCAAGTGCGTTTAAAAAATGCTGTGAATTTACAGGCTTTAGCCCTTGAACAACATGGGCAAACGCCAACCTTATTTCAATGTAATACCTATCCATCTCTTTTTAGAAAAAATATTTCGGTGGTTGCCGAAGGGGTGAATTTAGAAAGATGTAAGCCAAGTGCGGAAAAAATGGCTGAAAGCTGGTCATTTGAGCAAGTGCATATTAAAAAAGATGTACCGCTTGTGACTTATGTTTCTCGTAATTTAGAGCCTTACCGTGGTTTTCATAGCTTTATGCGTGCGTTACCGACCATTTTGCGCCAAAATCCGGAATGTGAAGTTGTCATTGTTGGCGGAAATAGCGTGAGTTATGGGGCTTTGCCACTAGAAGGGGGGACTTGGAAAAAGCGTCTTTTAAGAGAAGTCGGTGGCCTTTTGGATAATAAACGTATTCATTTCATTGAGTATCTTCCATACGATTTTTTTGTTTCACTTTTACAAAGATCTTGGGTGCATGTTTATTTAACGTATCCTTTTGTTCTTTCTTGGTCTTTGCGGGAAGCTATGGCCGCAGGATGTTCCATTGTGGCGAGTGATACAGCGCCTGTGAGAGAGTTTTTGACAGAGACCGTGAATGGCAGATTAGTGTCGTTTTTAAAACCATTGGAAATAGCGGAAAAAGTGGTTGAGCTTTTAGAGGATCGGGAGCAGGCATTTCGTCTCGGTCGAGCTGCACGTAGAGAAGCAGAGATTTCAATGGATCTCAATTTATGTTTGACACACTATCAAGAACTCGTTGACCGTATTGCAAGGAAATAA